From Erigeron canadensis isolate Cc75 chromosome 8, C_canadensis_v1, whole genome shotgun sequence, one genomic window encodes:
- the LOC122579476 gene encoding uncharacterized protein LOC122579476 yields MASFHWEKIDETCFCFDFRRRQEEGKCTKQKQEKQKQETETGHLFGRTTQVHTRMGYFTSSIQILPIISSFVYFLLLFTTLFPTTSASRFEDFQRMNQTFRPGEESKKMRLIRTHLMKINKPSVKTIQSPDGDILDCVLAHHQPAFDHPELKGTKPLEPPERPNGHHYHHHEAGMESENYQLWSLSGEYCPEGTIPIRRTTEEDVLRANSIKRFGRKNIRPVRRDFSNNDGHEHAVGYVSGEQYYGAKASINVWDPKVTDRFEFSLSQMWVISGSFGDDLNTLEAGWQVSPELYGDNYPRFFTYWTSDAYQATGCYNLLCSGFVQTNNRIAIGAAISPTSSYNGGQFDISLMIWKDPKHGNWWLEFGSGVLVGYWPAALFTHLQDHASMVQFGGEVVNSQASGSHTATQMGSGHFSSEGFGKASYIRNMQVVDWDNSLIPLSNMKVLADNPNCYDIRGGINNVWGNYIYYGGPGRNSRCP; encoded by the exons ATGGCTAGTTTTCATTGGGAGAAAATAGATGAGACTTgcttttgttttgatttcagAAGAAGACAAGAAGAAGGcaaatgcacaaaacaaaaacaagaaaaacaaaagcaaGAAACAGAAACTGGTCATTTGTTTGGAAGAACGACACAAGTACATACAAGAATGGGTTATTTCACTTCTAGTATTCAGATCCTTCCAATCATTTCCTCATTTGTATACTTCCTTTTGCTGTTTACCACTCTTTTTCCGACCACATCAGCATCACGATTTGAAGATTTCCAACGAATGAATCAAACGTTCCGGCCAGGCGAAGAATCAAAGAAAATGAGATTGATTAGAACACATCTCATGAAAATCAACAAACCTTCGGTCAAAACAATTCAg AGTCCAGATGGGGACATATTGGATTGTGTTTTAGCTCATCATCAGCCAGCTTTTGACCATCCTGAGTTGAAAGGAACAAAGCCATTG GAACCACCAGAGAGACCAAATGggcatcattatcatcatcatgaGGCGGGGATGGAGTCGGAAAACTATCAACTATGGAGTTTATCGGGCGAATATTGCCCTGAAGGAACAATTCCGATCAGAAGAACGACAGAAGAAGATGTATTACGTGCAAATTCCATCAAACGATTCGGTAGGAAAAATATAAGACCAGTTAGACGGGATTTCTCAAATAATGATGGACATgag CATGCAGTTGGGTATGTAAGTGGAGAACAATATTATGGAGCGAAAGCAAGCATAAACGTGTGGGATCCGAAGGTGACGGATAGATTTGAGTTCAGTCTGTCACAAATGTGGGTTATTTCGGGTTCTTTTGGTGATGACCTCAACACCCTTGAAGCTGGCTGGCAG GTTAGCCCAGAGTTGTATGGGGACAACTACCCTAGATTCTTCACTTATTGGACT AGTGATGCATATCAAGCTACCGGATGCTACAATCTGCTATGTTCGGGTTttgttcaaacaaataataggATTGCGATCGGGGCAGCAATATCTCCAACTTCATCATATAATGGTGGACAATTCGATATTAGCTTAATGATATGGAAG GACCCGAAACATGGAAATTGGTGGCTTGAGTTCGGATCAGGGGTTTTGGTTGGATACTGGCCAGCCGCTTTGTTCACTCATCTTCAGGATCATGCAAGTATGGTACAATTTGGGGGCGAAGTTGTGAATAGTCAAGCCTCGGGTTCTCATACAGCAACCCAAATGGGAAGTGGGCATTTCTCGAGTGAAGGGTTTGGGAAAGCGTCGTATATTAGAAACATGCAAGTCGTAGATTGGGATAATAGTTTGATCCCCTTGTCTAATATGAAAGTCTTAGCTGATAATCCAAACTGCTATGACATTAGAGGTGGGATTAACAATGTTTGGGGTAACTATATTTATTATGGTGGGCCGGGCAGAAACTCGAGATGTCCCTAA
- the LOC122580458 gene encoding cysteine-rich receptor-like protein kinase 2, producing MTKIGTQLRSSHSGTSSTGIGPDSMYGLGECYGDLSTDDCVLCYAEARTVLPTCFPDRGRVYLDGCFMRIQNYDFYEESLGADDATYCGNMTTGGVFQDSVRRAVTNVVMDAPNNRDYFAHEVALSASVNESAYVLADCWNTLNQSSCADCLGKASKSILNCLPSSEGRAMYTGCFMRYSNTNFLNPESARSSNGGKASTIVIAAGSVVAFLAASIFAVFACKRRSKSKKGKGSDDTKLLETLNSSSLNIKYSTVEKATNSFNDGNKLGQGGFGTVYKGVFPNGRVIAVKRLFVNHRHRAWDFYNEVNIISSVEHKNLVKLLGFSCLGPESVLIYEYLPNMSLDHFIFDAVKGKELNWEKRYNIIMGAAEGLAHLHENSKTRIIHRDIKASNILLDSSLHAKIADFGLARSFEEDKNHISTGIAGTIGYMAPEYIVHGQLTEKVDVYSFGVLILEVFTGMPNRRMHTSESTQNLVSVVWEHFKQGSVEEVFDPNLMLHDHTNNNIKKEIRSVVHIGLLCTQEIPSLRPTMSMAIQMLSKNIKPLPLPTNPPFTPESSIDVNEFSLDSASKQRVNNPASVGTLSYSAVIPR from the exons ATGACGAAAATTGGCACGCAGCTGCGGTCTTCACATAGTGGAACATCATCTACAGGCATAGGACCTGATAGTATGTATGGACTAGGTGAATGCTATGGTGATCTTTCAACAGATGACTGTGTGTTATGTTATGCCGAAGCTCGTACTGTTCTTCCTACTTGCTTTCCAGATAGAGGTCGGGTTTATCTTGATGGTTGTTTTATGAGAATACAGAATTATGACTTCTATGAGGAAAGTTTGGGAGCTGATGACGCTACATATTGTGGGAACATGACGACAGGTGGCGTGTTTCAAGATTCTGTGAGGCGTGCTGTAACGAATGTTGTGATGGATGCACCAAATAATAGAGATTACTTTGCACATGAGGTGGCATTGTCTGCAAGTGTGAACGAGTCTGCTTATGTGTTGGCAGATTGCTGGAACACATTGAATCAGAGTTCGTGTGCAGATTGTTTGGGGAAAGCGTCTAAATCAATCTTAAATTGCTTGCCATCGTCTGAAGGTCGTGCAATGTACACTGGATGTTTTATGAGGTATTCTAATACCAATTTTCTTAACCCTGAATCGGCCCGAAGCAGTAATGGAG GGAAAGCATCGACTATTGTAATAGCTGCTGGTTCTGTGGTTGCATTCTTGGCTGCAAGTATTTTCGCAGTTTTTGCATGTAAGCGCAGGAGTAAATCGAAAAAAGGAAAAG GTTCTGACGACACAAAATTGTTAGAGACCCTGAATAGTAGTAGTTTGAATATCAAATACTCCACGGTCGAAAAAGCGACAAATTCTTTCAATGACGGAAACAAGCTTGGGCAAGGGGGATTTGGAACTGTATATAAA GGAGTTTTTCCAAATGGAAGAGTGATTGCTGTCAAGAGACTTTTCGTTAATCACCGACATAGAGCATGGGACTTCTACAACGAAGTCAACATCATTAGTAGCGTTGAACACAAAAATCTGGTCAAACTGTTGGGGTTCAGTTGTTTGGGGCCTGAAAGTGTCCTCATTTACGAATATCTACCAAACATGAGTCTTGATCATTTCATCTTTG ATGCAGTGAAAGGCAAGGAACTAAACTGGGAGAaaagatataatataattatgggGGCCGCAGAAGGTTTGGCCCACCTACATGAAAACAGTAAAACCAGGATCATTCACAGGGATATAAAAGCAAGTAACATCTTGTTGGATTCAAGCCTTCATGCTAAGATTGCTGATTTTGGGTTAGCAAGGTCTTTTGAAGAAGATAAAAATCATATCAGCACCGGGATTGCAGGAACCAT CGGATATATGGCTCCTGAATATATAGTCCATGGTCAATTAACGGAAAAGGTGGATGTGTATAGCTTTGGTGTGTTAATTCTTGAGGTGTTCACTGGGATGCCAAACAGAAGAATGCACACATCAGAGTCAACACAAAACTTGGTTTCAGTT GTGTGGGAACATTTTAAGCAAGGCTCGGTGGAAGAGGTATTCGATCCAAATTTAATGCTACATGATCACACCAATAACAACATCAAAAAGGAAATACGAAGTGTGGTACATATAGGACTTCTTTGCACTCAAGAAATTCCATCACTTAGACCAACTATGTCTATGGCCATACAAATGTTATCCAAGAATATTAAGCCGTTACCTCTACCTACAAATCCCCCTTTTACACCAGAAAGCAGCATCGACGTTAATGAGTTTAGTTTGGATTCTGCTTCAAAACAAAGGGTAAACAATCCTGCTTCAGTGGGAACTTTATCCTATAGTGCTGTTATCCCGAGGTAG
- the LOC122610939 gene encoding glutathione S-transferase T3-like: MPPPPSQKNTAEDVYRPQRVEDFLNSMDPLFFESVPSSVQPNTRFSGFANETQPGFSGFAGGSSSHFASQQVQEEEEEEVEEEDEVEAIPETQVSVKGKRECRNWGKDEEACLAKAWLNVSEDPYVGNAQTAGSFWKKVKFQLDSHLNRESGCTPEMCRSKWKDLKHKVSGFCGIYNVKKSKMSSGQSDEDVFKSVVALYMRKYNNKSGFPHVEAWQVLRRGPKWSEVLSLEGICEESGSKRARTGGSVHVRSSGESSVHIDLNEDHLEQEEEGGNDMDDAPVHHARPVPPRRKAKGKQAAPSASTTSEEFLKMVAELKCDNEDKKRAREEKMQMQKAMMDSYMAAEEARKKQEEEMTRMVQSQQRQNDMDFVIRPHDHLSGPMLEMVLAQKRALCEQYGWLTP, translated from the coding sequence ATGCCACCTCCTCCTTCGCAAAAAAATACGGCCGAAGATGTGTATAGGCCACAACGTGTTGAAGATTTCTTGAATAGTATGGATCCATTGTTTTTCGAATCTGTCCCGTCAAGTGTCCAACCGAATACCAGGTTTTCGGGTTTTGCGAATGAAACTCAACCCGGGTTTTCGGGTTTCGCGGGTGGTTCATCATCACACTTCGCGAGTCAACAggttcaagaagaagaagaagaagaggtggAGGAGGAGGATGAGGTGGAAGCAATACCCGAGACCCAAGTCTCGGTTAAAGGTAAAAGAGAGTGTCGAAATTGGGGGAAGGATGAAGAGGCGTGTTTGGCAAAAGCTTGGTTAAACGTTTCCGAGGATCCATACGTCGGAAACGCCCAAACGGCGGGTTCGTTTTGGAAGAAGGTGAAGTTTCAGTTGGACTCACACTTGAACCGTGAGTCGGGATGTACCCCAGAAATGTGTCGGtcgaaatggaaggatttgaagcATAAGGTGTCGGGTTTTTGTGGTATCTACAATGTGAAGAAAAGTAAGATGTCGAGTGGCCAAAGTGACGAGGATGTGTTTAAGTCGGTCGTGGCATTGTATATGCGGAAATACAATAACAAGTCCGGGTTTCCGCATGTAGAGGCGTGGCAGGTTTTGAGGAGAGGACCGAAATGGTCAGAGGTTCTTAGTTTGGAGGGGATTTGTGAGGAGTCAGGTAGCAAAAGGGCAAGAACGGGAGGGTCTGTCCATGTACGTTCATCAGGGGAGTCGTCGGTCCATATTGACTTGAATGAGGACCACTTGGAGCAAGAAGAGGAGGGAGGGAACGACATGGATGATGCACCAGTACATCATGCTAGACCCGTGCCACCCCGCCGTAAAGCTAAGGGTAAGCAGGCTGCTCCTTCCGCCTCTACTACATCTGAGGAGTTCTTGAAGATGGTCGCGGAGTTGAAATGCGACAATGAGGATAAAAAACGAGCTCGGGAGGAGAAGATGCAGATGCAGAAGGCGATGATGGATAGCTATATGGCGGCGGAGGAGGCTAGGAAGAAACAGGAGGAGGAGATGACACGGATGGTCCAGAGTCAGCAGCGACAGAATGATATGGACTTCGTGATCAGGCCACACGATCACCTCAGCGGGCCGATGTTGGAGATGGTTTTGGCGCAGAAACGCGCCCTTTGTGAGCAGTACGGATGGCTGACGCCTTAG